One window of the Acidimicrobiia bacterium genome contains the following:
- a CDS encoding FtsX-like permease family protein: protein MSDRGPSPATGYRLATRLARREVLRRPGRTLLVALLVAVPVAGMFVADAMVRTNHLTQAQLWHSEWGEADALFSASTPQQVATLRAELPAGTHTVAIHEFADPQVMRVAGGADTAVEVSHIPLRDPITNGIVQLMSGRMPARPGEVLLTRTTAHALHVHAGQTLRLTAPARQTFVVTGVGEYSEAWGQSSMIVPPGTVLPWKAPKLGVGQILVKVAPGTDPRALVPVSSRVTESDVGLELSPALGRHVDYGAADTQRKVRWSWVIGALVLTVAGIVIASAFAMGARRQLVTLGQLAANGAPPTTLRRVLFLQGTWTGLIGAIGGFGLGALALVALTSHASAIFHHSVHPWTISGGDVAPIFLLGVITATIAALLPARTTSRVPVLAALAGRRPLGRVPRWLPLAGALAAAGGLALLALAVIGSRGSADITGNSQVWIITAIIGGVAVLLGACAVAPAYVSVLGPLAGRAQGSSRIAVRSLARQRTRTSAVVSAIAATSALAIAATSLVLSAHLERERGADYVRADEAQLVSFGATGTNAPTAAFVAKARHILPKETSVLRTNMPARTGVTWTIRSFAFDHAQADENGTLLSSESPIVGVPTVIVTPAVIDDYALGGDERAKLAHSGALYLGDESFPIGKGDGHAVISLDVHANAAPGTRTRRFSVPLVDAVHARIGAMPRLLVTPALATRLGMHAVPGPVVLRSPHNLTAVQRTRLNSLDDVSPSSVVDYTPPGGLDPLLVQWALVGISLVMVLFVVAVNLALSAAETRDERDVLTVVGAAPAVMRRANGYKAALQTVMGALLAIPIGFLPVVVFVTADNSTRPLVFPWAVVAMLVVALPVVGGLVTTAASGLALRFRPVRVSTMAYD from the coding sequence ATGAGCGATCGCGGCCCCAGCCCGGCGACCGGGTACCGGCTCGCGACCCGCTTGGCACGGCGCGAGGTGCTGCGCCGCCCGGGGCGCACGCTGCTCGTCGCCCTCCTCGTCGCGGTGCCGGTCGCGGGCATGTTCGTCGCCGACGCGATGGTGCGCACCAACCATCTGACCCAGGCCCAGCTCTGGCATTCGGAGTGGGGCGAAGCCGACGCGCTGTTCAGCGCGAGCACACCGCAACAGGTCGCGACGCTGCGCGCCGAGCTCCCGGCCGGCACCCACACGGTCGCGATCCACGAGTTCGCCGACCCTCAGGTGATGCGCGTCGCGGGCGGCGCCGACACCGCGGTCGAGGTCTCGCACATCCCGCTGCGTGACCCGATCACGAACGGGATCGTGCAGTTGATGTCGGGCCGGATGCCGGCGCGCCCAGGCGAGGTGTTGCTCACCCGCACGACCGCGCACGCGCTGCACGTCCACGCCGGTCAGACGCTGCGCCTCACGGCACCGGCCCGACAGACCTTCGTCGTCACGGGCGTCGGCGAGTACTCCGAGGCCTGGGGCCAGTCGTCGATGATCGTGCCACCGGGCACGGTGTTGCCGTGGAAGGCGCCGAAACTCGGTGTCGGTCAGATCCTCGTGAAGGTCGCGCCGGGAACGGATCCACGCGCGCTCGTGCCGGTCAGCAGTCGCGTCACCGAGAGCGACGTGGGGCTCGAGCTCTCCCCCGCGCTCGGCCGCCACGTCGACTACGGCGCCGCCGACACGCAGCGCAAGGTGCGCTGGAGTTGGGTGATCGGCGCGCTCGTGCTCACCGTCGCGGGCATTGTGATCGCGTCCGCGTTCGCGATGGGCGCGCGCCGGCAACTGGTGACGCTCGGCCAGCTCGCGGCGAACGGTGCGCCTCCGACGACGCTGCGGCGCGTGCTCTTCCTCCAGGGCACGTGGACGGGACTGATCGGTGCGATCGGCGGCTTCGGGCTCGGCGCACTCGCGCTCGTCGCGCTCACGTCCCACGCCTCCGCGATCTTCCACCACAGCGTGCACCCGTGGACGATCTCGGGCGGCGACGTCGCGCCGATCTTCCTGCTCGGTGTGATCACGGCAACGATCGCCGCGCTGCTTCCCGCGCGCACCACGAGCCGCGTCCCCGTGCTCGCCGCGCTCGCAGGCCGACGACCACTCGGTCGCGTCCCGCGTTGGCTGCCGCTCGCGGGCGCACTCGCGGCGGCGGGCGGTCTCGCGCTGCTCGCCCTCGCGGTGATCGGCAGCCGTGGGAGCGCCGACATCACGGGCAACTCGCAGGTGTGGATCATCACCGCCATCATCGGTGGTGTCGCGGTACTGCTCGGCGCGTGCGCGGTCGCACCCGCATACGTGAGCGTGCTCGGCCCGCTCGCGGGGCGAGCACAGGGCTCCAGCCGGATCGCGGTGCGCAGCCTCGCGCGCCAGCGCACGCGCACCAGCGCGGTCGTGTCGGCGATCGCGGCAACCAGTGCGCTCGCGATCGCGGCGACGTCGCTCGTGCTCTCCGCACACCTCGAACGCGAGCGGGGCGCCGACTACGTGCGCGCCGACGAGGCCCAGTTGGTCTCCTTCGGCGCCACGGGGACGAACGCCCCGACCGCCGCGTTCGTCGCCAAGGCCCGCCACATCCTCCCCAAGGAAACGAGCGTGCTGCGCACGAACATGCCGGCACGTACGGGCGTCACCTGGACGATCCGGTCGTTCGCGTTCGACCACGCCCAGGCGGACGAGAACGGAACGCTCCTGAGCAGCGAGTCGCCGATCGTCGGTGTGCCGACCGTGATCGTGACACCCGCGGTGATCGACGACTACGCGCTCGGCGGCGACGAGCGCGCGAAGCTCGCCCACAGCGGTGCGCTGTATCTCGGCGACGAGTCGTTCCCGATCGGGAAGGGCGACGGGCACGCGGTGATCAGCCTCGACGTTCACGCGAATGCGGCGCCCGGCACGCGCACGCGCCGGTTCTCCGTGCCCTTGGTCGACGCGGTGCACGCGCGCATCGGTGCGATGCCGCGACTCCTCGTCACGCCCGCGCTCGCGACGCGGCTCGGCATGCACGCGGTGCCGGGCCCGGTCGTGCTCCGCTCACCGCACAACTTGACCGCGGTGCAGCGCACGCGGCTCAACTCGCTCGACGACGTCTCACCCTCGAGCGTCGTCGACTACACACCACCCGGCGGCCTCGATCCCCTGCTCGTGCAGTGGGCGCTCGTCGGCATCTCGCTGGTGATGGTGTTGTTCGTCGTGGCCGTCAACCTCGCGCTGTCAGCGGCGGAGACACGCGACGAGCGCGACGTGCTCACCGTCGTCGGTGCCGCGCCCGCGGTGATGCGTCGCGCGAACGGCTACAAGGCTGCGCTCCAGACGGTGATGGGGGCGCTGCTCGCGATCCCGATCGGCTTCCTGCCCGTCGTCGTGTTCGTCACCGCCGACAACTCGACGCGACCGCTCGTCTTCCCCTGGGCTGTGGTCGCGATGCTCGTCGTCGCGCTGCCGGTCGTCGGCGGGCTCGTCACCACGGCCGCGAGCGGTCTCGCGCTCCGCTTCCGCCCGGTGCGCGTGTCGACGATGGCCTACGACTGA
- a CDS encoding SDR family oxidoreductase, which produces MTGRLDGKVAVVTGAGGGLGAAMCVRFAEEGATVVCQDLDGDAAQRTVDAVAAAGGTASAWACDVSDSAAIDAMFTDAQTRHGVVNVLVNCAGVDRTPGDGSRDGNTGSDVQVAHMSDAGWQRMLDIHLNGAFFCTRAFVDRLLEAEQGGSMICISSIAGLAGWGPVHYATAKAGLLGLVRSVARFCGPRGIRANAICPGVIDTPMSASVAPQMIAGLKMLTPLGRIGEAADVAAAAVYLASDESSFVTGETISPNGGLVIY; this is translated from the coding sequence GTGACGGGACGTTTGGACGGCAAGGTCGCGGTCGTCACGGGCGCGGGCGGCGGGCTGGGTGCGGCGATGTGCGTGCGGTTCGCGGAAGAGGGCGCGACCGTGGTCTGCCAGGACCTCGACGGCGACGCCGCGCAGCGGACGGTCGACGCGGTCGCGGCCGCGGGTGGTACCGCGTCGGCGTGGGCGTGCGACGTCTCCGACAGCGCCGCGATCGACGCGATGTTCACCGACGCGCAGACCCGGCACGGCGTCGTGAACGTGCTCGTGAACTGCGCAGGTGTCGATCGCACACCGGGTGACGGCTCGCGCGATGGCAACACGGGCTCCGATGTTCAGGTCGCGCACATGAGCGACGCGGGCTGGCAACGCATGCTCGACATCCATCTCAACGGCGCGTTCTTCTGCACGCGCGCGTTCGTGGACCGGTTGCTCGAGGCCGAGCAGGGCGGCTCGATGATCTGTATCTCGAGCATCGCGGGACTCGCAGGTTGGGGACCGGTGCACTACGCGACCGCGAAGGCGGGACTGCTCGGACTCGTGCGCAGCGTCGCGCGCTTCTGCGGACCGCGCGGCATTCGCGCGAACGCGATCTGTCCGGGCGTCATCGACACGCCGATGAGCGCGTCGGTCGCGCCGCAGATGATCGCGGGGCTGAAGATGCTCACGCCGCTCGGCCGCATCGGCGAGGCGGCCGACGTCGCCGCGGCTGCGGTGTACCTCGCGAGCGACGAGAGCAGCTTCGTCACCGGCGAGACGATCTCACCGAACGGTGGGCTCGTCATCTACTGA
- a CDS encoding maleylpyruvate isomerase family mycothiol-dependent enzyme, which translates to MTVATWAPAEYEDAARAEIDRMADAVRASDLAARVPSCPDWNVAELVAHVGRIHRWAARMVRDRASERLDPRSFDLELPADATDARAYGEWLAAGGDLLGDAFAATDPDADVWSWGADQHARFWSRRMLHETCVHRVDADLACGQETTVDARIAADGIGELLANIPTARYFRPRVAELRGEGESIALRSRDRDEGWHIRLRADGFEWEPVVASGATVTVTAPTETLLLVLYGRRPATATDLEGDDALLARWLEASKL; encoded by the coding sequence GTGACGGTCGCGACGTGGGCGCCGGCCGAGTACGAGGACGCGGCGCGCGCGGAGATCGACCGCATGGCGGACGCGGTGCGCGCATCGGATCTCGCGGCGCGCGTCCCGAGCTGTCCGGACTGGAACGTCGCCGAGCTGGTCGCGCACGTCGGACGGATACATCGTTGGGCCGCGCGGATGGTGCGCGACCGCGCGTCCGAGCGGCTCGATCCGCGCTCGTTCGATCTCGAGTTGCCGGCCGACGCGACCGACGCCCGGGCCTACGGCGAGTGGCTCGCCGCGGGCGGGGACCTGCTCGGCGACGCGTTCGCGGCGACCGACCCCGACGCCGACGTGTGGTCGTGGGGTGCCGACCAGCACGCGCGGTTCTGGTCGCGTCGGATGCTGCACGAGACCTGCGTGCATCGCGTCGACGCCGACCTCGCGTGCGGTCAGGAAACGACCGTCGATGCTCGAATCGCGGCCGACGGCATCGGGGAGCTGCTCGCGAACATCCCGACCGCGCGGTACTTCCGACCGCGGGTCGCCGAGCTGCGCGGTGAGGGCGAGTCGATCGCGCTGCGGAGCCGCGATCGCGACGAGGGCTGGCACATCCGTCTCCGGGCCGACGGGTTCGAATGGGAGCCGGTCGTCGCGTCCGGGGCGACGGTTACGGTGACGGCGCCGACCGAGACGCTGTTGCTCGTGCTCTACGGCCGTCGTCCGGCGACCGCGACCGATCTCGAAGGTGACGACGCGCTGCTCGCGCGCTGGCTGGAGGCATCCAAGCTGTGA
- a CDS encoding phosphatase PAP2 family protein, whose protein sequence is MMLSWSQAAWLAVILTLAGWLIRPRGRRGLVIATAAFRETALVLALFSIWQLAGRLALLKVQSARGHALFVWHVERALHLPSEVTVQRWFLPHPSVIKLFNVYYATVHFPALIIFLVWMFFRHRPHYPAVRNTVAILTAACLLIQLIPVAPPRMFENLGFVDTALHYGQSVYGAAGSGFADQLSAMPSVHVAWAVLEAVFVISISPSKWRWLVLVHTTLTILIVTVTANHWWLDGIVASILLGMAIVVERWSRAAVVHVRDRLAAEPAPELVGAGASGGE, encoded by the coding sequence ATGATGCTGAGCTGGAGTCAGGCGGCGTGGCTGGCGGTGATCCTGACCCTCGCGGGGTGGCTCATCCGGCCGCGCGGCCGACGCGGGCTCGTCATCGCGACGGCCGCGTTCCGCGAGACCGCGCTCGTCCTTGCGCTGTTCTCGATCTGGCAGCTCGCGGGCCGGCTCGCGCTGCTGAAGGTCCAGAGCGCGCGCGGACACGCGCTGTTCGTCTGGCACGTCGAGCGCGCGCTGCACCTGCCGAGCGAGGTGACGGTGCAGCGCTGGTTCCTGCCCCATCCGTCCGTGATCAAGCTCTTCAACGTCTATTACGCGACGGTCCACTTCCCGGCGCTGATCATCTTCCTCGTGTGGATGTTCTTCCGGCACCGACCGCACTATCCGGCGGTGCGCAACACGGTCGCGATCCTCACCGCGGCGTGCCTGCTGATCCAGCTGATCCCGGTCGCGCCGCCGCGTATGTTCGAGAACCTCGGCTTCGTCGACACCGCGTTGCACTACGGACAGTCGGTGTACGGAGCCGCGGGCAGCGGCTTCGCCGATCAGCTCTCGGCGATGCCATCGGTGCACGTCGCGTGGGCGGTGCTCGAAGCCGTGTTCGTGATCTCGATCAGTCCGAGCAAGTGGCGCTGGCTCGTGCTCGTGCACACGACGCTCACGATCCTGATCGTCACCGTGACCGCGAACCACTGGTGGCTCGACGGCATCGTTGCGTCGATCCTGCTCGGGATGGCGATCGTGGTCGAGCGCTGGAGCCGCGCCGCGGTCGTGCACGTGCGCGACCGCCTGGCCGCGGAACCGGCGCCGGAGCTCGTCGGCGCGGGCGCATCGGGAGGGGAGTGA
- a CDS encoding Ada metal-binding domain-containing protein — protein sequence MIDDFDRCYRALQSKDSRFDGWFVTCVTSTGIYCRPSCPAMLPKPQNVRFLPTAAAAQEAGFRACKRCRPDASPGSPEWDVRADLVARAMRCIRDGVVDREGVAGLANRLGYGVRQLQRQLKAEVGAGPLALARAQRAQTARVLIETTALDFSSVAWGAGFQSVRQFNATVQEVFATTPSDLRVRARKRDRGTGPIAGAIDLRLPLREPFNAEGVLAHLVATMIPGVEEYAADVDAASGEHASSAGPTARHGVRTERARPSKYRRSLRLPHGHGIVELVPAVDHVRCRLRLADLRDLTAAVNRCRRLLDLDADPVAVDAHLSLDESLAPLVSKAPGRRVPRSVDPAELAIRAVLGQQVSTRSARTHAARLVLACGEPLVSPDGGLTHCFPDAAAIADCDAAALAMPASRARTVRTVASALADGSLVIDESCDRAELVDRLVALPGIGPWTAATIAMRAAGDPDAFLAGDLGIVTAARLLDLPTDAPALLAHADRWRPWRSYAVQYLWGALDHEISHLPTAQPVAQPA from the coding sequence GTGATCGACGACTTCGACCGCTGCTATCGGGCGCTGCAGAGCAAGGACTCCCGCTTCGACGGGTGGTTCGTCACGTGTGTGACCTCGACCGGCATCTACTGCCGGCCGAGCTGCCCGGCGATGCTGCCGAAGCCGCAGAACGTCCGGTTCCTGCCGACGGCCGCGGCCGCACAGGAGGCGGGTTTCCGCGCCTGCAAGCGCTGCCGGCCCGACGCGAGCCCCGGCTCGCCCGAGTGGGACGTGCGCGCCGACCTCGTTGCCCGCGCGATGCGTTGTATCCGCGACGGCGTCGTCGACCGCGAAGGCGTGGCCGGGCTCGCGAACCGGCTCGGCTATGGCGTGCGCCAACTCCAGCGCCAGCTGAAGGCCGAAGTCGGCGCCGGTCCCCTTGCCCTCGCGCGTGCGCAGCGCGCGCAGACCGCGCGCGTGCTGATCGAGACGACCGCGCTCGATTTCTCGTCGGTCGCGTGGGGCGCGGGCTTCCAGAGCGTGCGGCAGTTCAACGCGACGGTTCAAGAAGTGTTCGCGACGACGCCGAGCGACCTGCGCGTCCGCGCACGGAAACGTGACCGCGGCACGGGTCCGATCGCCGGTGCGATCGATCTGCGACTCCCGCTGCGCGAGCCGTTCAACGCCGAAGGCGTGCTCGCGCACCTCGTCGCCACGATGATCCCGGGGGTCGAGGAGTACGCGGCCGACGTCGACGCGGCGAGCGGCGAGCACGCGAGCTCCGCCGGTCCCACCGCGCGTCACGGAGTGCGAACGGAGCGCGCGCGACCGAGCAAGTACCGGCGGTCGTTGCGGCTGCCGCACGGGCACGGCATCGTCGAGCTGGTTCCCGCCGTCGATCACGTGCGCTGCCGACTGCGGCTCGCCGATCTGCGCGACCTCACGGCGGCCGTGAACCGCTGCCGCCGCCTGCTCGACCTCGACGCCGACCCCGTCGCGGTCGACGCGCATCTCTCGCTCGACGAGTCGCTCGCGCCGCTCGTCTCGAAGGCACCCGGTCGCCGGGTCCCGCGCAGTGTCGACCCCGCGGAGCTCGCGATCCGCGCGGTGCTCGGCCAGCAGGTCTCGACGCGCAGCGCGCGCACGCACGCGGCGCGACTCGTGCTCGCGTGTGGAGAACCGCTCGTGTCGCCCGACGGCGGGCTCACACACTGCTTCCCCGACGCCGCCGCGATCGCCGACTGCGACGCGGCCGCGCTCGCGATGCCCGCGTCTCGCGCGCGCACGGTGCGCACGGTCGCGAGCGCGCTCGCCGACGGCAGTCTCGTGATCGACGAGAGCTGCGACCGCGCCGAGCTGGTGGACCGGCTCGTCGCGTTGCCCGGCATCGGCCCGTGGACCGCGGCCACGATCGCGATGCGCGCGGCCGGCGATCCCGACGCGTTCCTCGCCGGTGATCTCGGCATCGTGACCGCGGCGCGCCTGCTCGATCTGCCGACCGACGCGCCGGCGCTGCTCGCGCACGCCGACCGTTGGCGCCCGTGGCGCTCGTACGCGGTGCAGTACCTGTGGGGCGCGCTCGATCACGAGATCAGTCACCTGCCTACCGCCCAGCCCGTCGCCCAGCCCGCTTGA
- a CDS encoding methylated-DNA--[protein]-cysteine S-methyltransferase, which yields MHTYLIPESPVGALTLAADDDGRLCRLEFGEWSPRVRAAEVVRVEAADGVIADTLRELDEYFAGTRREFDVPLAPQGTPFQLAVWDALRTIPYGETTSYGEIARSVGRPNAVRAVGQANGRNPIAIIVPCHRVIGSDRSLTGYGGGMDRKRYLLGLENASVFTPALDL from the coding sequence ATGCACACCTACCTCATCCCCGAGAGCCCGGTCGGCGCGCTCACCCTCGCGGCCGACGACGACGGCCGGCTCTGCCGACTCGAGTTCGGCGAGTGGTCACCGCGCGTGCGCGCCGCCGAGGTCGTCCGCGTCGAGGCAGCCGACGGCGTGATCGCCGACACGCTGCGCGAGCTCGACGAGTACTTCGCCGGCACGCGCCGCGAGTTCGACGTTCCGCTCGCGCCGCAGGGCACGCCGTTCCAGCTCGCGGTGTGGGACGCGTTGCGCACGATCCCGTACGGCGAGACGACGAGCTACGGCGAGATCGCGCGCTCGGTCGGTCGCCCGAACGCGGTGCGCGCCGTCGGTCAGGCCAACGGTCGCAACCCGATCGCGATCATCGTCCCGTGCCACCGCGTGATCGGCAGCGACCGCAGCCTCACCGGTTACGGCGGCGGCATGGATCGCAAGCGCTACCTCCTCGGCCTCGAAAACGCTTCGGTGTTCACGCCGGCGCTCGATCTGTAA
- a CDS encoding RNA-binding S4 domain-containing protein, with amino-acid sequence MTGVEETRVDRWLWSVRIFKSRSEATDACRGGHVRVNDRPAKPAATVRVGDRVSARAHGRDRVLEVARVIDRRVGAPIAAECLVDHSPPPPTREERDPFFVRDPSSGRPTKRERRQIDRIRHR; translated from the coding sequence ATGACCGGCGTGGAGGAGACGCGGGTCGATCGCTGGCTCTGGTCGGTGCGGATCTTCAAGTCGCGCTCGGAGGCGACCGACGCGTGCCGGGGCGGCCACGTGCGGGTGAACGACCGACCCGCCAAGCCCGCGGCGACCGTGCGGGTCGGGGATCGCGTGAGCGCGCGAGCCCACGGTCGTGATCGGGTGCTCGAGGTCGCGCGCGTGATCGACCGCCGCGTCGGCGCGCCGATCGCCGCGGAGTGTCTCGTCGACCACAGTCCTCCGCCACCGACGCGTGAGGAACGTGACCCGTTCTTCGTGCGGGATCCGTCGAGCGGGCGACCGACGAAGCGCGAGCGCCGTCAGATCGATCGCATCCGTCACCGGTGA
- a CDS encoding NADH-ubiquinone oxidoreductase-F iron-sulfur binding region domain-containing protein, with protein MGLIPKAFGKDGAVLDQPRVLDANPVGDLDAYLAIGGGRGLDAARRLGVAGVIDEVDASGLRGRGGAGFPTGRKWRTVASYEAPDEPAVVVVNGAEGEPGSFKDRALIRANPYRVVEGALIAADAVAAERIVIATKASFTREVERLQRAVAEIVAAGWAKDVEITVHAGPSAYLYGEETALLEVLDGRGPFPRIAPPWRRGIDDVPLHPGGHVEWSAAVEMAAPDEDLPVAPALVDNVETMANLPAILAEGADWFREVGTDESPGTIVCTITGRTKRAGVAEVAMGTTLAEIIEQIGGGALDGRSLVAAVSGVANPIVLASQFDTPLTYEAMRDIGSGLGTAGFIVFDDATDMVAVAQAVSRFLAVESCGQCTPCKLDGVAISGALDRLRASEAHDDDLALVDRRLASVAFGARCNLATQQQVVVGSIREQFADAFAAHAAVDVPGAPQELIAELVDIAGDVATYDQHHREKQPDWTFDAVDSGQLPVDRF; from the coding sequence GTGGGACTGATCCCGAAGGCCTTCGGGAAGGACGGTGCCGTGCTCGACCAACCCCGCGTCCTCGACGCGAACCCAGTCGGCGACCTCGACGCGTACCTGGCGATCGGCGGTGGTCGCGGGCTCGATGCCGCGCGCCGCCTCGGTGTCGCGGGCGTCATCGACGAGGTCGACGCTTCGGGACTGCGCGGCCGCGGCGGTGCCGGGTTCCCGACCGGTCGGAAGTGGCGCACGGTCGCGTCGTACGAAGCCCCCGACGAGCCGGCGGTCGTCGTCGTCAACGGGGCCGAAGGCGAGCCCGGGTCGTTCAAGGACCGGGCGCTCATTCGCGCCAACCCGTACCGCGTCGTCGAGGGCGCGCTGATCGCGGCCGACGCGGTCGCGGCCGAGCGCATCGTGATCGCGACGAAGGCGTCGTTCACGCGCGAGGTCGAGCGCTTGCAGCGCGCCGTCGCCGAGATCGTCGCCGCGGGATGGGCGAAGGATGTCGAGATCACCGTGCACGCCGGTCCGAGCGCGTACCTCTACGGCGAGGAGACCGCGCTGCTCGAGGTGCTCGACGGGCGCGGTCCGTTCCCGCGCATCGCGCCGCCGTGGCGACGGGGGATCGACGACGTCCCGCTCCATCCGGGCGGGCACGTCGAGTGGTCCGCGGCCGTGGAGATGGCGGCGCCCGACGAGGATCTGCCGGTCGCGCCGGCGCTCGTCGACAACGTCGAGACGATGGCGAACCTCCCGGCCATCCTCGCGGAAGGCGCGGACTGGTTCCGCGAGGTCGGCACCGACGAGTCGCCGGGCACGATCGTGTGCACGATCACGGGCCGCACGAAGCGCGCGGGCGTCGCGGAGGTCGCGATGGGAACGACGCTCGCGGAGATCATCGAGCAGATCGGCGGGGGCGCGCTCGACGGACGGTCGCTCGTTGCCGCGGTGTCGGGTGTTGCGAACCCGATCGTGCTCGCGTCGCAGTTCGACACACCGCTCACGTACGAGGCGATGCGCGACATCGGGTCGGGTCTCGGCACCGCCGGTTTCATCGTCTTCGACGATGCGACCGACATGGTCGCGGTCGCGCAGGCGGTCTCTCGCTTCCTCGCGGTCGAGTCGTGTGGTCAGTGCACGCCGTGCAAGCTCGACGGCGTCGCGATCAGCGGCGCGCTCGACCGGTTGCGCGCGTCGGAGGCGCACGACGACGACCTTGCGCTCGTCGACCGCCGGCTCGCGAGCGTCGCGTTCGGCGCGCGCTGCAATCTCGCGACCCAGCAGCAGGTCGTCGTGGGCAGCATCCGCGAGCAGTTCGCGGACGCGTTCGCCGCGCACGCGGCGGTCGACGTGCCCGGCGCACCGCAGGAGCTGATCGCCGAGCTCGTCGACATCGCGGGCGATGTCGCGACGTACGACCAGCACCACCGCGAGAAGCAGCCCGACTGGACCTTCGACGCCGTCGACTCCGGCCAGCTCCCGGTCGACCGCTTCTAG